The Rubrobacter tropicus nucleotide sequence CTGCTCCACCAAGTTCGCCCTCAACGCTCTCTCGGACTCCCTTCGGGTCGAGGTGGCGGACCGCGGCATCTCGGTGACGAGCGTCTACCCCGGCACCACCAGGACGTCCTTCAGGGACAACTCCCGCCGGACGAAGGACGAGAAGCGCGGCTGGCGGCCGAAGGGCGTAACGCCCGACAAGGTCGCAAAGAAGATAGCCGCCGCCGCCGAGAAGGGGCCGCGCGACGTGTACGTCACGCTCTCGGACCGGCTCTTCGTCGCCGGCGTTACGCTGTTTCCCGGCCTTACGGACCGGGCCCTGCGGTCCTGGGCGAAGGACTAGACTCGTTGGGTTTCGAGGAGAGCGCTCTGTCCCGCCTGCGCCGCTACCGCGGGGAGGCCGACCGCTCGCGCGAGCTTGCTCGTGAGATCGAGGGCGTTGCCCGACGTCTCTCCGAACGGCTTTTCGGCGGGCTGGAGCACGCGGCGGTGCTCGCCCGGGAGGCCGGCTTCGAGGTCGAGGCCTCGAACGTCGGTGGTTTCTTCGCCCTCGGCGTCACCGTAGCGCCCGGCATGGAATCCAGGGTCGAGTTCGGGGTGCTCGGGGGAGTTGCTGCCGAGACGGACGAGGACCTCATGCACGAGGAGTTGAGCCGCTACAGCCTCGACCCTTCGGGCTACTCCGGCCGCGTCCTCGGCTGGTCTCGGGCCGTGGACGAGGGGCCCTGCCAGACGTTCGCCGTCTACAGGGACGGCGTGTGGAAGACCAAGGGACTCTTCGTGGCGAAGGCCCGAGGCAGGGTGGACGACCCCGACGACGTCCTCAACGGTTTCTGCCTGAGAATACTGGGCAGGCTCATAGACCTGGCCGCGACGACCGGGGGCGTGGGACGCCGGTGGGGAGACATTAGTGGGTACGGTCTCGCCAGGTACGCGGACGGCGAAGCCGCGCCGACGGAGCTGCGCCTTCCATAGAGCGGTCAGCTTATCTTCTGTCCCGGTTGGGCCCGCCTGGAGGAAACGAAAAGGCGCGGACCAGCGCCGTGTGACGACTGGCTGATGGCTGACCGCTGAAAGCTGACCGCTATCTCACAGCTTGCGCAGTTCGACTTCGACCACGCGGTGGTCCTCGCCCTTGTTCAGGATGAGGTTGGCGCGTTCGCGGGTCGGGAGGATGTTCTCCCTCAGGTTGACGCCGTTTATGTCGCGCCATATCCCACGCGCCACGGCCTCGGCCTCCTCCGCGGAGAGGCGGGCGTAGCGGTGGAAGTACGAGGCCTCGTCCTGAAATACCGTGTCCCGCAGCTTCAGGAACCGCTTCAAGAACCACCGCTCGATGTGGGCCTCGTCCGCGTCGACGTAGATCGAGAAGTCGAAAAAGTCGGAGACGAAGAGTGGCATCCGGTCCCCGCGGCGGCCGTTCCCCGTCTGAAGGACGTTGAGGCCCTCCACGATCAGGATGTCGGGCCGCGTGACGGTCTGGAATTGCCCCGGCACGACGTCGTAGGCGAGGTGCGAGTAGACGGGGGCCCAGACCTCAGGATGTCCCGCCTTCACGTCGGCCACCAAACGGATAAGGCGGCGCAGGTCGTAGCTCTGGGGGAAGCCTTTTCGGTTCATAAGGCCGCGGGCTTCGAGCTCGTGGTTGGGGAGGAGGAAGCCGTCCGTGGTTACCAGGCCGACCTCCCTGTGGTCGGGCCAGCGGGAGAGCAAGGCCCTCAGGATACGGGCCGTGGTGCTCTTGCCGACCGCCACGCTGCCCGCCACGCCTATGACGTATGGCGCCCCCGACGTCTCCTTGCCCAGGAAGGCGTCCGTCGTCCCGCGCAAAGCCTGCGTGGCCGCGACGCGGAGGTTCAGCAGCCGCGAGAGCGGGAGGTAGACGTCCGTCACCTCCTCCGGGGAGAGGCTCTCGTTGAGGCCCTGCAAGGAGGCCAGGTCTTCCTCCTTCAAGGTCAGCGGCGCGCTGTCCCGCAACTCTTTCCACTCCGGTCGCGAGAAGCGGGTGTAGCGGGAGAGGTCCGACCCGGAGTCCACGCTACCGCTCAGTCTCTCTCGCAGAGCGAACCTCGTAGGATGCTCCGGCGGCGTCGGGGACGGGACGCAGAAGTCCTTTGCCAACGAGCTCTCCCAGGGCGTCGGCTATGGCCGCGTCCGGGTGGTCCTTCAGCGTGCCGCGGAGGTCCTTGCGGTTGACCTCGCCCTGCGCCAGAAACGAGCAGAGGCCCGCGTACAGGACCCTGGCGGCGGGGGAGATGGGCAACGTCCAGACCTCCGGCTCGTACCAGAAAGCCCCGATGCCCGCCGCGTTCTCCGGGCGCTCCCCGCGGGCGTCCTTCAGCCGGACGACTTCCGGAAGCCCCCGGTCTTCCACTACAGGACGGTGCGGACCGTCTCGCCGACGGTTGGGGTGTGGATCTTGTGATCGGGGGCCAGGCGGAAGGCGAGGTCGCTGATGCGGCGGCGGGAGCCGTGGATCAGGATGATCTGGCGCGGAGAGAGCTTCCTCGTGATACCCAGCAACTCCTCCTGGGTACAGTGCGCGGCGAAGGAGACGCGCTCGACCCGCCACTGCTCCTCCTCGCCCTCCGCGCGGTGGGTGCCGTACGAAGAGGCGGCGTTTGAGGGCAGGATCACGGCGTTCTTCGGGTCTCCCTCCAGCCTGCGGCGGTAGAAGGCGCTGGCCCCGCCCTGCATGGTTACGGGTGAAGCTATTACGGCGCAGGGGTTGGTTAGTATGCGCTCGCGGGCCTTGTCGTCGTTTGCGACGGCCCTGATGTTGTCCGAGAAGAAGATCTCGCGCGGGTCGCTGTGCTGCAGGTACGGCTTCATGTACCCGAGCTGCTCGGCGTAGAGCCGCTCGGAGGTCGTTACCACGGAGCCGTCCACGTAGATAAAGACGTCCTTGTCGAGACCGTACTCCCGGCCGTAGTGTTTGAGGCCGAGGATTATCTCCTGCGCCTGCCCGAGCGCGTAGGTAGGGATGAGCACGCTCCCGCCCCGCTCCATGGTGGTCTCGTTGATGGTCTCGACCATCGTCCTTATGGAGTCGGAGAAGGGCTGGGGCTTCTGATCCGCGAGCGTGGCCTCCATGATCAGGAGGTCTATGTCCTTCACGTCCGGCAGTTGGGCCGAGGGGATGGAGAAGTGGTCCTCCATGCAGATGTCCCCGGTGTGGAAGACCGTCGCCGGCCCGGACTGGAGCAGCACGCTCGCGGCACCCAGGATATGGCCGCTCTCCGTGAGCGTTATCTTTGTCTCCCCGATCTTCAACGGCTTGCCGAAAGGCACGGGCACGAGCCGCTTGCGAACCTCGTGTATGGGCGCCCCGCCTGGCAGGCCGCCGCCCATCGCGGCGTGGTCGTTGAGCGCGCTCACGATGAGCTTGGCCGACGGGGGGGTGCAGTAGATCGGCATCCCCGGCCTATCCCTGACGAGCAGCGGCAAAGCCCCGCAGTGGTCCAGGTGGGCGTGGGTTATGACGGCCGCGTCCAGCCGGTCTATGGCGCCGAAGTTGGGGGCGGCCGGTCCCCTCCCGTCCGGCTTGATCCCCGCGTCCACGAGCACCCGCGACGCCCCGAAGTCGAGCAGGTGGCTGCTCCCGCCAACCTCCCCGGCCCCCCCGAGCGCCCGGAACGAGAGCGTGGGCCTCGGCCTGGCGTAGCCCCCGTTGCCGTTCTTCTCCGGCCCCTGCGGCTCTACGGGATCTTCCGGCTGCGGGGCAGGGGAGGGGTCCGGGTCTTCGGCCTCTTCCTCGGCCGGCCCGGCGGCCTGGGTTCGCGGGGCGCGCAGGTCGGCCTGGGCCTGGAGCACCTTGCCCATGAACTCGAGGAGGTGTGCGGTCCTGGCCGCGGAGTCGAGCGAGGCGGGCATGGCGCCTACCTCGTTCTTTACCGCGCGCACCAGCAGCTCGCCGAAGCCGTCGTCGGTGAACCGGGCGTTCTGCAGGGCGTTCTTTATGCGGTCGCGCTCGGCGACCACGCGACCGAGCTCCTCGTGCAGCTCGTCGACTCGCTCGGCGGCCCGGGAGTAGGCCGACCGCTCGCTCTGGAGGGCGCGCTCCAGTTGTTTGCCGCGCTGGTCGAGCTCGGCGATGCGTTCGTCGAGGCGGGCCCTGGCGTCCAGGGCGGAGGCTGCCTGTTCTTCGGCCTTGCGGATCAACTCGGACGCGCCGCTGCGCTCGCCGGTCAGGACGTCAACCTCTTCGGCGAGGGCCGCCGCCCGCTCGTTCGCGGCCCTGGACGCGAACGAGAGGCGCTCGTTCTCGCCCTTCAACCGTTCTAGCTCGGCCTCTAGCTCCCGCACGTGGGCGTCTTCCGAGGCCTTCTTCTGGGCGGCCCCCTTCTCGGACCGCCAGGCCGCCGTCAGGCCCGCTATGACGGCCGGGTCGAGCGTCTGCTCGGCGCTCAACGCGGCCAGGAGCAGGCCCTCCGTCGTGTGGGCGGCGGCCAGCTCTTCGAGGTTCTCGGTGTTGAGGTCATCGAGCGCGTCGAACGTCTCGGGGGGGATCTGCTCCTGGACGGCCGTACTGAACGCGCCCCAGGCTGCGGGGTCCTGGATGATCCTGCGCGCCACCCCCCGCAACAGCGCGGCCCCGCCCCCCGATTTGCGCGTCAGCGCGTCGGCCTGGATTCCCCTCGGGAGCAGGACTTCGTCGAGGCCCGGGACGCTCTTGCAGAGCTCCGCAAGGGCCCTGCGGGTGTCGAGCCTGCCGAGGCGGCCCATAAGCAACTCTTCTGGCAGGTC carries:
- a CDS encoding MBL fold metallo-hydrolase; this translates as MSDPIPKDEEIEATNADEEAGRSRLDRRPPDDLPEELLMGRLGRLDTRRALAELCKSVPGLDEVLLPRGIQADALTRKSGGGAALLRGVARRIIQDPAAWGAFSTAVQEQIPPETFDALDDLNTENLEELAAAHTTEGLLLAALSAEQTLDPAVIAGLTAAWRSEKGAAQKKASEDAHVRELEAELERLKGENERLSFASRAANERAAALAEEVDVLTGERSGASELIRKAEEQAASALDARARLDERIAELDQRGKQLERALQSERSAYSRAAERVDELHEELGRVVAERDRIKNALQNARFTDDGFGELLVRAVKNEVGAMPASLDSAARTAHLLEFMGKVLQAQADLRAPRTQAAGPAEEEAEDPDPSPAPQPEDPVEPQGPEKNGNGGYARPRPTLSFRALGGAGEVGGSSHLLDFGASRVLVDAGIKPDGRGPAAPNFGAIDRLDAAVITHAHLDHCGALPLLVRDRPGMPIYCTPPSAKLIVSALNDHAAMGGGLPGGAPIHEVRKRLVPVPFGKPLKIGETKITLTESGHILGAASVLLQSGPATVFHTGDICMEDHFSIPSAQLPDVKDIDLLIMEATLADQKPQPFSDSIRTMVETINETTMERGGSVLIPTYALGQAQEIILGLKHYGREYGLDKDVFIYVDGSVVTTSERLYAEQLGYMKPYLQHSDPREIFFSDNIRAVANDDKARERILTNPCAVIASPVTMQGGASAFYRRRLEGDPKNAVILPSNAASSYGTHRAEGEEEQWRVERVSFAAHCTQEELLGITRKLSPRQIILIHGSRRRISDLAFRLAPDHKIHTPTVGETVRTVL
- the coaA gene encoding type I pantothenate kinase, which codes for MDSGSDLSRYTRFSRPEWKELRDSAPLTLKEEDLASLQGLNESLSPEEVTDVYLPLSRLLNLRVAATQALRGTTDAFLGKETSGAPYVIGVAGSVAVGKSTTARILRALLSRWPDHREVGLVTTDGFLLPNHELEARGLMNRKGFPQSYDLRRLIRLVADVKAGHPEVWAPVYSHLAYDVVPGQFQTVTRPDILIVEGLNVLQTGNGRRGDRMPLFVSDFFDFSIYVDADEAHIERWFLKRFLKLRDTVFQDEASYFHRYARLSAEEAEAVARGIWRDINGVNLRENILPTRERANLILNKGEDHRVVEVELRKL